A genomic stretch from Tribolium castaneum strain GA2 chromosome 6, icTriCast1.1, whole genome shotgun sequence includes:
- the Wbp2 gene encoding WW domain-binding protein 2, translated as MSLNTAHINGGVLIHAGERILLFADDVSIEWSGQGDPTFKGTKTGRFYLTTHRLVFNNKSGSDPMQSFSFPFVTLSEVEIEQPVFGANYIKGKVRAQPNGNWIGEAKFKFTFKRGGAIDFGQAMLKAAYLATRGMNNDAPPPYVPPNTEWYAAPPPAYAPPPEGYYGWVPPRHQFPDNPPTDGVYMTQAPPPYPGLNPAYQPGGYPPPQGGYPPQGGYPPQGGAAGFASPADAKAAEAAQSAYYDPNRPQMAFVPPPAYYENPPSYSQATNKKEQ; from the exons ATGTCTCTAAACACGGCTCATATAAACGGCGGTGTTTTAATACACGCCGGTGAGAG GATTTTACTGTTCGCGGACGACGTCAGCATCGAATGGTCGGGTCAGGGGGACCCCACATTCAAAGGCACCAAAACCGGCCGCTTCTACCTAACCACCCACCGACTTGTCTTCAACAACAAGAGCGGCAGCGACCCCATGCAAAGTTTCAGTTTCCCGTTTGTAACACTGAGTGAG GTCGAGATCGAGCAACCCGTCTTTGGCGCCAACTACATCAAGGGCAAAGTCAGGGCGCAGCCCAACGGCAACTGGATTGGCGAGGCCAAGTTCAAATTCACTTTCAAGCGTGGGGGCGCCATCGACTTTGGCCAGGCGATGCTCAAAGCCGCATATTTGG CGACGCGAGGAATGAACAACGACGCCCCTCCCCCGTACGTCCCCCCCAACACCGAATGGTATGCGGCTCCGCCCCCGGCCTACGCCCCCCCGCCGGAGGGTTACTACGGCTGGGTGCCGCCCCGTCACCAATTCCCCGATAATCCGCCAACCGACGGCGTTTACATGACACAAGCTCCGCCCCCGTATCCCGGCTTAAACCCCGCCTACCAACCGGGAGGGTATCCGCCCCCGCAAGGGGGTTACCCACCCCAAGGTGGGTATCCGCCGCAAGGGGGCGCAGCCGGATTTGCCTCACCTGCAG atgCGAAGGCAGCCGAGGCCGCACAATCGGCCTACTATGATCCCAATCGGCCACAGATGGCGTTCGTGCCGCCGCCGGCTTATTAC GAAAATCCCCCAAGTTACAGCCAAGCTACCAATAAGAAGGAACAGTGA
- the mip40 gene encoding protein lin-37 homolog codes for MTKKRKFSSNLGSIKVEVKEENVLGNDYLMAKGRLKGVLKQLTEKSDSDSDSSDERSSKYENRKRKGDSVLTPYRHTYVMKLFDRSVDLARFEEDTPLYPICRAWMQNQPRNPQSIVKRRLSSPEPNEFNWNTSMITDLHRLPPPIGPVVSRIPSPLPEQTEQNKDNINLNYEECPPVPKDILIRNHLQRWVKVKKKWIDTAVKNEERYHLSTQMLQTIYNKAQEAME; via the exons atgaccaaaaaacgCAAGTTTTCGTCAAATTTGGGCTCAATTAAGGTGGAAGTGAAGGAGGAGAACGTCCTGGGCAATGACTACTTGATGGCCAAGGGCCGCCTCAAAGGCGTCCTCAAGCAACTAACTGAGAAAAGTGACTCCGACAGCGACTCGTCCGATGAACGGAGTTCCAAATa CGAAAATCGCAAACGTAAAGGCGACTCTGTCCTAACCCCCTACCGCCACACCTACGTTATGAAATTATTCGACAGAAGCGTAGATTTGGCCCGGTTTGAGGAGGACACTCCCTTGTACCCCATTTGCAGGGCTTGGATGCAGAACCAGCCCCGAAATCCGCAATCAATCGTTAA GCGCCGATTATCGTCACCTGAACCTAATGAATTTAACTGGAATACGAGCATGATCACAGACTTGCACAGGTTGCCGCCCCCTATAGGTCCCGTGGTCAGTAGAATCCCATCACCTTTGCCTGAACAAACGGAACAAAACAAGGATaatataaatttgaattat GAGGAATGTCCACCTGTTCCCAAAGATATCTTGATCAGGAATCACCTGCAAAGGTGGGTCAAGGTCAAGAAGAAGTGGATTGACACTGCGGTTAAAAACGAGGAACGGTATCATTTGAGCACGCAAATGCTCCAAACTATTTACAATAA gGCACAAGAAGCAATGGAATAG
- the LOC103314020 gene encoding RE1-silencing transcription factor B: protein MATSTEIETYIIDDDDEPEAPELDEEENRFYTINSTLDKQIAQDMEAIRNYISEAPRFDPLKKRIEFFNSMDTSYIDRCVDKTVDPILCQHTGLGTLKWHTCNQCDFKTETKEQLRQHVIIKHTQLGKLNWYVCQHCEFVCPQEADMAKHTKGAHENKCTECGEVFITEPHLLRHRAHKHGLKIFDCKKCEFVTKTSEEFTRHTLTHAKLNFSWYKCERCEYRTVKKSNLDRHISHKHSFF from the coding sequence ATGGCCACCTCGACCGAAATCGAGACCTACATTATTGACGACGACGACGAGCCCGAAGCCCCGGAGCTCGACGAGGAAGAGAACCGTTTTTACACCATAAACTCTACCCTAGACAAGCAAATCGCCCAGGACATGGAAGCCATCCGCAACTACATCTCGGAAGCCCCCCGGTTCGACCCCCTCAAGAAACGAATCGAGTTTTTCAACAGCATGGACACGTCATATATCGACCGTTGTGTGGACAAGACCGTGGACCCCATCCTGTGCCAACACACGGGTCTGGGGACCCTCAAGTGGCACACCTGCAACCAGTGCGACTTCAAGACCGAAACCAAGGAGCAGTTGCGCCAGCACGTCATCATCAAACACACCCAACTGGGCAAGTTAAACTGGTATGTGTGCCAGCACTGCGAGTTCGTGTGCCCCCAGGAGGCCGATATGGCGAAACACACGAAGGGAGCACACGAGAACAAGTGCACAGAGTGCGGGGAGGTGTTCATCACGGAGCCCCATCTGCTGAGGCACAGGGCACACAAACACGGCTTGAAGATATTTGATTGTAAAAAGTGCGAGTTTGTGACCAAAACATCCGAAGAATTTACGAGGCATACGTTAACACATGCCAAACTCAACTTCAGTTGGTACAAATGTGAAAGGTGCGAGTATCGAACGGTCAAAAAGTCCAATTTGGACAGACACATCAGCCACAAACATtcgtttttttag
- the Rad17 gene encoding cell cycle checkpoint protein RAD17 gives MKKTGNKWLGLSLDLENGAQNGHPPKPAIPSKNGTSDLSPVPKKRSFNFHQRLAPKTVPDLAVHSKKIAEVEHWLQNNVCDNKNNSPNAKFLLISGPPGSGKSITIQVLCKKLSIDITEWVNPLDQDFEVCRGANQVTRFVEFLTESKWNSLFSTGNKKVILVEEFPNTFLRNCDEFGPVLEECYYKGNYPVIFVCTDTFDNKINLSEKLFSEDVRVKYKIATISFNGCAPTLMKSALKRAQNLVQGNPDLFKIPSQSTVTAIISTAMGDLKCALNQYYFAALLGTSDLPTIQTQKSGTKRKRDSSTSIQIMSRDENLGLFHALGRVLNPKLGENGRLACDFDRLVNEFTTQPGLFTGFLFENYLKYFGDLVDASQGSENLSLGQTFLEKLVDRHDILDYAIWVSVLGLMVHNGHKVSRWNQIKGPTKVQKVVPNREVSVTDLYYYNVINNKTNSGFVLS, from the exons atgaaaaaaaCGGGAAAT aaatgGTTAGGTTTGTCGCTTGACTTGGAAAACGGGGCCCAGAATGGCCATCCCCCCAAACCTGCAATCCCTTCGAAAAACGGCACTTCGGACCTGTCCCCAGTGCCTAAAAAACGCAGCTTTAACTTTCACCAACGCCTGGCGCCGAAAACGGTGCCCGACTTGGCCGTTCATTCGAAAAAAATCGCCGAAGTCGAGCACTGGTTACAAAACAACGTCtgtgataataaaaacaattct CCGAATGCGAAATTCTTGTTGATTTCGGGGCCCCCAGGGTCGGGCAAATCAATCACCATTCaggttttgtgcaaaaaattatcaattgaTATAACTGAATGGGTGAACCCCCTAGACCAGGATTTTGAGGTTTGTCGGGGGGCGAATCAAGTGACCCGGTTCGTTGAGTTTTTGACCGAATCCAAATGGAATTCTTTATTTTCCACAGGCAACAAAAAAGTGATTTTAGTTGAGGAGTTTCCAAACACGTTTTTGAGGAATTGTGACGAGTTTGGGCCAGTTTTAGA GGAGTGTTACTACAAGGGGAATTACCCGGTTATTTTCGTGTGTACGGACACTttcgataataaaattaatctaaGCGAGAAATTATTTAGTGAGGACGTAAGGGTTAAGTATAAAATTGCGACGATTAGTTTCAACGGTTGCGCCCCAACTTTGATGAAGAGTGCCCTGAAAAGGGCCCAAAACCTCGTGCAGGGGAATcccgatttatttaaaattccgtCTCAAAGTACAGTCACTGCCATCATTTCCACAGCCATGGGCGACTTGAAATGCGCCCTAAATCAGTATTATTTTGCCGCCCTTTTAG GAACTTCAGACCTGCCAACGATCCAAACCCAAAAATCGGGCACCAAACGCAAACGTGATTCGTCCACTTCGATTCAAATAATGTCACGTGACGAAAATTTGGGCCTTTTTCACGCCCTTGGCCGCGTTTTGAACCCGAAGTTGGGCGAAAATGGCCGACTTGCGTGCGATTTTGACCGATTGGTCAACGAATTCACAACACAGCCTGGGCTTTTCACAGGGTTTTTGTTCGAAAAttacttgaaatattttgGGGATTTGGTGGATGCCAGTCAAGGCAGTGAGAATTTGAGTTTGGGTCAAACATTTCTAGAAAAGTTGGTCGATCGACATGATATTCTCGACTATGCGATTTGGGTCTCCGTCTTGGGCTTGATGGTACATAATGGGCATAAGGTGTCGCGATGGAACCAAATCAAGGGCCCCACCAAGGTGCAAAA GGTTGTGCCAAATCGCGAGGTTTCAGTGACTGATCTTTATTACTACAACGTGATTAACAATAAGACTAATTCGGGCTTTGTATTGTCgtga